The Xyrauchen texanus isolate HMW12.3.18 chromosome 38, RBS_HiC_50CHRs, whole genome shotgun sequence genome window below encodes:
- the LOC127631743 gene encoding sodium/calcium exchanger 2-like isoform X1 yields the protein MALFSSLRSPVLLLSLFLVLCLPPSCFPESQREEPSHQPSIFPDVSPEPYSNLTDNGDGAVINKKCTDLVECKPGIILPVWKPINPSLGEQIARAFVYFLSLMYLFLGVSIIADRFMASIEVITSQEKEVTITMPNGETSVATVRIWNETVSNLTLMALGSSAPEILLSVIEVCGHGFVSGELGPGTIVGSAAFNMFMIIGICVWVIPDGEVRKIKHLRVFFITSFWSIFAYIWLYLILSVISPGIVEVWEALVTLCYFPICVILAWIADRRLLFYKYMSKRYRADKRTGVVVETEGEMTPKSMEMLMDGKFPLRGEAVEFSMQENCQDGTGNTTGAMTTLPNSNSIVYMDGAKDLDESRKEGIRILKDLKQKYPDKDLDQLVELANYYALLHQQKSRAFYRVQATRMMIGAGNVLKKHAADHARRAAVTSGKEPLEEEDLTVCSHISLESAHRQCMENCGTIAIPVVCRGGLGESTFYVDYCTEDGTANAGSDYKYCEGTLVFKPGETKKEIKVGIIDDDIFEEDEHFFVRLLNLRVGDAEGMFESDNTEQEPKARLVEPLMTMVTILDDDHAGIFTFTDRLARVSESVGTMEVKVVRNSGARGTVIIPYHTEPGTAKGGGVDYEDTQGELEFTNDLTTQTIQVRITDDEEYEKHENFFIVLEEPRWLKRGISALLLNQEDPEGGLNAEEEEARKIAEMGKPILGEHSRLEVVIEESYEFKSTVDKLIKKTNLALVIGTHSWREQFVEAVTVSAGDGDEDEEEGREERLPSCYDYAMHFLTVFWKVLFAFVPPTEYWNGWACFVVSIIVIGVLTAIIGDVASHFGCTVGLRDTVTAVVFVALGTSIPDTFASKAAATQDQYADASVGNVTGSNAVNVFLGIGVAWSVAAIYWAVQGKRFYVDPGSLAFSVTLFTIFAFVSMAVLLFRRRPSIGGELGGPRGPRLLTSLLFLGLWFLYILFSSLEAYCHIEGF from the exons ATGGCTCTATTTTCCTCTCTACGCTCCCCTGTCCTCCTTCTGTCTCTCTTCCTCGTTCTCTGTCTGCCTCCATCCTGTTTCCCGGAGTCCCAGCGTGAAGAACCGTCTCACCAGCCCTCCATCTTTCCAGATGTTTCTCCAGAGCCCTACAGTAATCTGACGGATAATGGCGATGGTGCTGTTATCAACAAGAAGTGCACCGATCTGGTCGAGTGCAAACCTGGAATTATCCTGCCCGTATGGAAGCCCATTAATCCCAGTCTCGGAGAACAGATCGCCCGAGCCTTTGTGTACTTCCTGTCTCTCATGTACCTGTTTCTGGGAGTGTCCATCATCGCTGACAGGTTCATGGCATCCATTGAGGTCATCACATCACAG GAAAAAGAGGTGACCATCACCATGCCCAACGGAGAAACGTCAGTGGCCACTGTTAGAATCTGGAATGAAACCGTATCCAACTTGACCCTCATGGCACTTGGCTCATCCGCCCCTGAAATTCTTCTGTCAGTCATCGAG gtaTGTGGTCATGGATTTGTGTCTGGTGAGCTTGGTCCGGGCACCATTGTGGGCAGCGCTGCCTTTAATATGTTCATGATCATCGGGATCTGTGTGTGGGTGATTCCTGATGGTGAGGTGAGGAAGATCAAACATCTCAGAGTCTTCTTCATCACTTCCTTCTGGAGTATCTTCGCTTACATCTGGCTCTACCTGATCCTCTCCGTCATCTCGCCGGGAATCGTGGAG gtaTGGGAAGCACTGGTTACTCTCTGTTATTTCCCTATCTGTGTGATTCTGGCTTGGATCGCCGACCGCCGTCTCCTCTTCTACAAGTACATGTCCAAGCGCTACCGTGCCGACAAAAGAACGGGGGTTGTTGTGGAGACAGAGGGGGAGATGACTCCTAAAAGTATGGAGATGTTGATGGATGGGAAGTTTCCACTGAGGGGTGAAGCTGTAGAATTCAGTATGCAGGAAAATTGCCAGGATGGTACCGGCAACACAACAGGTGCCATGACAACTCTACCCAACTCCAACAGCATCGTTTACATGGACGGTGCCAAAGACCTGGACGAGAGTCGTAAAGAA GGAATCCGTATCCTAAAGGATCTAAAGCAGAAATATCCAGATAAGGATTTGGATCAACTGGTGGAGCTGGCCAACTACTACGCCCTTCTCCATCAACAGAAAAGTCGCGCCTTTTACCGCGTTCAGGCTACACGCATGATGATCGGGGCTGGTAACGTGCTGAAGAAACATGCGGCCGATCATGCTCGACGTGCTGCCGTGACGAGCGGCAAGGAGCCTTTGGAAGAGGAAGACCTGACCGTCTGCAGCCACATTTCCTTAGAAAGCGCACACAGACAGTGTATGGAGAACTGTGGCACAATCGCAATACCCGTGGTGTGTCGAGGCGGTCTGGGAGAGAGCACGTTCTACGTCGACTACTGTACAGAAGACGGCACGGCAAATGCAGGCTCAGATTACAAGTACTGCGAAGGAACGCTGGTGTTTAAACCAGGAGAAACCAAAAAAGAGATAAAG GTGGGCATCATCGATGATGACATCTTCGAGGAGGATGAACATTTCTTTGTGCGTTTGCTGAATCTGCGTGTCGGTGATGCGGAGGGTATGTTTGAGAGTGACAACACAGAGCAGGAACCCAAGGCCCGGCTGGTGGAACCGCTGATGACCATGGTCACCATCCTGGATGATGACCATGCAGGGATCTTCACTTTTACGGACCGTCTGGCTCGAGTGAGCGAAAGTGTGGGAACCATGGAAGTGAAGGTGGTCCGGAACTCTGGCGCCCGTGGAACCGTCATCATTCCGTACCACACGGAGCCCGGAACAGCCAAGGGGGGAGGTGTTGATTACGAGGACACACAAGGAGAGCTGGAATTCACCAACGACCTGACAAC tcAGACCATCCAGGTGAGGATTACTGATGATGAAGAGTATGAGAAACATGAGAATTTCTTCATCGTTCTCGAGGAACCTCGCTGGCTGAAGAGAGGAatatcag CCCTGCTGCTGAACCAAG agGATCCAGAAGGAGGTCTGAATGCAGAGGAGGAGGAGGCGAGGAAGATAGCAGAGATGGGGAAGCCCATTCTGGGGGAGCACAGCCGACTCGAGGTGGTGATTGAAGAATCCTACGAATTTAAG AGTACCGTTGATAAATTGATCAAGAAGACTAACCTGGCACTGGTCATTGGCACTCATTCTTGGAGAGAGCAGTTCGTCGAGGCTGTGACCGTCAGTGCAG GTGACGgtgatgaagatgaagaggagggTCGTGAGGAACGTCTCCCGTCCTGCTACGATTACGCCATGCATTTCCTGACAGTCTTTTGGAAGGTTCTGTTTGCGTTCGTTCCGCCCACAGAATACTGGAACGGTTGGGCCTGCTTTGTTGTGTCCATCATTGTAATTGGGGTCCTCACTGCAATCATTGGGGATGTGGCGTCTCACTTCGGCTGCACTGTAGGCCTGCGTGACACTGTCACTGCGGTGGTGTTTGTGGCTCTGGGCACCTCTATCCCAG ACACATTCGCCAGTAAAGCCGCTGCTACTCAGGATCAGTACGCAGATGCCTCCGTTGGAAATGTCACTGGCAGCAATGCCGTTAATGTGTTTCTGGGTATCGGCGTGGCCTGGTCCGTAGCTGCCATCTACTGGGCCGTACAAGGCAAGCGATTTTATGTGGACCCTGGGTCACTGGCCTTCTCCGTCACCCTGTTCACTATTTTTGCCTTCGTCAGCATGGCGGTACTACTCTTCCGCCGTCGACCATCTATTGGCGGAGAACTGGGTGGCCCACGTGGCCCACGCCTCCTCACTAGCCTCCTCTTTCTGGGTCTTTGGTTCCTCTATATTCTCTTCTCCAGCCTAGAGGCCTATTGCCACATCGAGGGCTTCTGA
- the LOC127631743 gene encoding sodium/calcium exchanger 2-like isoform X4: MYLFLGVSIIADRFMASIEVITSQEKEVTITMPNGETSVATVRIWNETVSNLTLMALGSSAPEILLSVIEVCGHGFVSGELGPGTIVGSAAFNMFMIIGICVWVIPDGEVRKIKHLRVFFITSFWSIFAYIWLYLILSVISPGIVEVWEALVTLCYFPICVILAWIADRRLLFYKYMSKRYRADKRTGVVVETEGEMTPKSMEMLMDGNIVYMDGAKDLDESRKEGIRILKDLKQKYPDKDLDQLVELANYYALLHQQKSRAFYRVQATRMMIGAGNVLKKHAADHARRAAVTSGKEPLEEEDLTVCSHISLESAHRQCMENCGTIAIPVVCRGGLGESTFYVDYCTEDGTANAGSDYKYCEGTLVFKPGETKKEIKVGIIDDDIFEEDEHFFVRLLNLRVGDAEGMFESDNTEQEPKARLVEPLMTMVTILDDDHAGIFTFTDRLARVSESVGTMEVKVVRNSGARGTVIIPYHTEPGTAKGGGVDYEDTQGELEFTNDLTTQTIQVRITDDEEYEKHENFFIVLEEPRWLKRGISALLLNQEDPEGGLNAEEEEARKIAEMGKPILGEHSRLEVVIEESYEFKSTVDKLIKKTNLALVIGTHSWREQFVEAVTVSAGDGDEDEEEGREERLPSCYDYAMHFLTVFWKVLFAFVPPTEYWNGWACFVVSIIVIGVLTAIIGDVASHFGCTVGLRDTVTAVVFVALGTSIPDTFASKAAATQDQYADASVGNVTGSNAVNVFLGIGVAWSVAAIYWAVQGKRFYVDPGSLAFSVTLFTIFAFVSMAVLLFRRRPSIGGELGGPRGPRLLTSLLFLGLWFLYILFSSLEAYCHIEGF; the protein is encoded by the exons ATGTACCTGTTTCTGGGAGTGTCCATCATCGCTGACAGGTTCATGGCATCCATTGAGGTCATCACATCACAG GAAAAAGAGGTGACCATCACCATGCCCAACGGAGAAACGTCAGTGGCCACTGTTAGAATCTGGAATGAAACCGTATCCAACTTGACCCTCATGGCACTTGGCTCATCCGCCCCTGAAATTCTTCTGTCAGTCATCGAG gtaTGTGGTCATGGATTTGTGTCTGGTGAGCTTGGTCCGGGCACCATTGTGGGCAGCGCTGCCTTTAATATGTTCATGATCATCGGGATCTGTGTGTGGGTGATTCCTGATGGTGAGGTGAGGAAGATCAAACATCTCAGAGTCTTCTTCATCACTTCCTTCTGGAGTATCTTCGCTTACATCTGGCTCTACCTGATCCTCTCCGTCATCTCGCCGGGAATCGTGGAG gtaTGGGAAGCACTGGTTACTCTCTGTTATTTCCCTATCTGTGTGATTCTGGCTTGGATCGCCGACCGCCGTCTCCTCTTCTACAAGTACATGTCCAAGCGCTACCGTGCCGACAAAAGAACGGGGGTTGTTGTGGAGACAGAGGGGGAGATGACTCCTAAAAGTATGGAGATGTTGATGGATGGGAA CATCGTTTACATGGACGGTGCCAAAGACCTGGACGAGAGTCGTAAAGAA GGAATCCGTATCCTAAAGGATCTAAAGCAGAAATATCCAGATAAGGATTTGGATCAACTGGTGGAGCTGGCCAACTACTACGCCCTTCTCCATCAACAGAAAAGTCGCGCCTTTTACCGCGTTCAGGCTACACGCATGATGATCGGGGCTGGTAACGTGCTGAAGAAACATGCGGCCGATCATGCTCGACGTGCTGCCGTGACGAGCGGCAAGGAGCCTTTGGAAGAGGAAGACCTGACCGTCTGCAGCCACATTTCCTTAGAAAGCGCACACAGACAGTGTATGGAGAACTGTGGCACAATCGCAATACCCGTGGTGTGTCGAGGCGGTCTGGGAGAGAGCACGTTCTACGTCGACTACTGTACAGAAGACGGCACGGCAAATGCAGGCTCAGATTACAAGTACTGCGAAGGAACGCTGGTGTTTAAACCAGGAGAAACCAAAAAAGAGATAAAG GTGGGCATCATCGATGATGACATCTTCGAGGAGGATGAACATTTCTTTGTGCGTTTGCTGAATCTGCGTGTCGGTGATGCGGAGGGTATGTTTGAGAGTGACAACACAGAGCAGGAACCCAAGGCCCGGCTGGTGGAACCGCTGATGACCATGGTCACCATCCTGGATGATGACCATGCAGGGATCTTCACTTTTACGGACCGTCTGGCTCGAGTGAGCGAAAGTGTGGGAACCATGGAAGTGAAGGTGGTCCGGAACTCTGGCGCCCGTGGAACCGTCATCATTCCGTACCACACGGAGCCCGGAACAGCCAAGGGGGGAGGTGTTGATTACGAGGACACACAAGGAGAGCTGGAATTCACCAACGACCTGACAAC tcAGACCATCCAGGTGAGGATTACTGATGATGAAGAGTATGAGAAACATGAGAATTTCTTCATCGTTCTCGAGGAACCTCGCTGGCTGAAGAGAGGAatatcag CCCTGCTGCTGAACCAAG agGATCCAGAAGGAGGTCTGAATGCAGAGGAGGAGGAGGCGAGGAAGATAGCAGAGATGGGGAAGCCCATTCTGGGGGAGCACAGCCGACTCGAGGTGGTGATTGAAGAATCCTACGAATTTAAG AGTACCGTTGATAAATTGATCAAGAAGACTAACCTGGCACTGGTCATTGGCACTCATTCTTGGAGAGAGCAGTTCGTCGAGGCTGTGACCGTCAGTGCAG GTGACGgtgatgaagatgaagaggagggTCGTGAGGAACGTCTCCCGTCCTGCTACGATTACGCCATGCATTTCCTGACAGTCTTTTGGAAGGTTCTGTTTGCGTTCGTTCCGCCCACAGAATACTGGAACGGTTGGGCCTGCTTTGTTGTGTCCATCATTGTAATTGGGGTCCTCACTGCAATCATTGGGGATGTGGCGTCTCACTTCGGCTGCACTGTAGGCCTGCGTGACACTGTCACTGCGGTGGTGTTTGTGGCTCTGGGCACCTCTATCCCAG ACACATTCGCCAGTAAAGCCGCTGCTACTCAGGATCAGTACGCAGATGCCTCCGTTGGAAATGTCACTGGCAGCAATGCCGTTAATGTGTTTCTGGGTATCGGCGTGGCCTGGTCCGTAGCTGCCATCTACTGGGCCGTACAAGGCAAGCGATTTTATGTGGACCCTGGGTCACTGGCCTTCTCCGTCACCCTGTTCACTATTTTTGCCTTCGTCAGCATGGCGGTACTACTCTTCCGCCGTCGACCATCTATTGGCGGAGAACTGGGTGGCCCACGTGGCCCACGCCTCCTCACTAGCCTCCTCTTTCTGGGTCTTTGGTTCCTCTATATTCTCTTCTCCAGCCTAGAGGCCTATTGCCACATCGAGGGCTTCTGA
- the LOC127631743 gene encoding sodium/calcium exchanger 2-like isoform X2, whose product MYLFLGVSIIADRFMASIEVITSQEKEVTITMPNGETSVATVRIWNETVSNLTLMALGSSAPEILLSVIEVCGHGFVSGELGPGTIVGSAAFNMFMIIGICVWVIPDGEVRKIKHLRVFFITSFWSIFAYIWLYLILSVISPGIVEVWEALVTLCYFPICVILAWIADRRLLFYKYMSKRYRADKRTGVVVETEGEMTPKSMEMLMDGKFPLRGEAVEFSMQENCQDGTGNTTGAMTTLPNSNSIVYMDGAKDLDESRKEGIRILKDLKQKYPDKDLDQLVELANYYALLHQQKSRAFYRVQATRMMIGAGNVLKKHAADHARRAAVTSGKEPLEEEDLTVCSHISLESAHRQCMENCGTIAIPVVCRGGLGESTFYVDYCTEDGTANAGSDYKYCEGTLVFKPGETKKEIKVGIIDDDIFEEDEHFFVRLLNLRVGDAEGMFESDNTEQEPKARLVEPLMTMVTILDDDHAGIFTFTDRLARVSESVGTMEVKVVRNSGARGTVIIPYHTEPGTAKGGGVDYEDTQGELEFTNDLTTQTIQVRITDDEEYEKHENFFIVLEEPRWLKRGISGVLMVWCDPPERGLNAEEEEARKIAEMGKPILGEHSRLEVVIEESYEFKSTVDKLIKKTNLALVIGTHSWREQFVEAVTVSAGDGDEDEEEGREERLPSCYDYAMHFLTVFWKVLFAFVPPTEYWNGWACFVVSIIVIGVLTAIIGDVASHFGCTVGLRDTVTAVVFVALGTSIPDTFASKAAATQDQYADASVGNVTGSNAVNVFLGIGVAWSVAAIYWAVQGKRFYVDPGSLAFSVTLFTIFAFVSMAVLLFRRRPSIGGELGGPRGPRLLTSLLFLGLWFLYILFSSLEAYCHIEGF is encoded by the exons ATGTACCTGTTTCTGGGAGTGTCCATCATCGCTGACAGGTTCATGGCATCCATTGAGGTCATCACATCACAG GAAAAAGAGGTGACCATCACCATGCCCAACGGAGAAACGTCAGTGGCCACTGTTAGAATCTGGAATGAAACCGTATCCAACTTGACCCTCATGGCACTTGGCTCATCCGCCCCTGAAATTCTTCTGTCAGTCATCGAG gtaTGTGGTCATGGATTTGTGTCTGGTGAGCTTGGTCCGGGCACCATTGTGGGCAGCGCTGCCTTTAATATGTTCATGATCATCGGGATCTGTGTGTGGGTGATTCCTGATGGTGAGGTGAGGAAGATCAAACATCTCAGAGTCTTCTTCATCACTTCCTTCTGGAGTATCTTCGCTTACATCTGGCTCTACCTGATCCTCTCCGTCATCTCGCCGGGAATCGTGGAG gtaTGGGAAGCACTGGTTACTCTCTGTTATTTCCCTATCTGTGTGATTCTGGCTTGGATCGCCGACCGCCGTCTCCTCTTCTACAAGTACATGTCCAAGCGCTACCGTGCCGACAAAAGAACGGGGGTTGTTGTGGAGACAGAGGGGGAGATGACTCCTAAAAGTATGGAGATGTTGATGGATGGGAAGTTTCCACTGAGGGGTGAAGCTGTAGAATTCAGTATGCAGGAAAATTGCCAGGATGGTACCGGCAACACAACAGGTGCCATGACAACTCTACCCAACTCCAACAGCATCGTTTACATGGACGGTGCCAAAGACCTGGACGAGAGTCGTAAAGAA GGAATCCGTATCCTAAAGGATCTAAAGCAGAAATATCCAGATAAGGATTTGGATCAACTGGTGGAGCTGGCCAACTACTACGCCCTTCTCCATCAACAGAAAAGTCGCGCCTTTTACCGCGTTCAGGCTACACGCATGATGATCGGGGCTGGTAACGTGCTGAAGAAACATGCGGCCGATCATGCTCGACGTGCTGCCGTGACGAGCGGCAAGGAGCCTTTGGAAGAGGAAGACCTGACCGTCTGCAGCCACATTTCCTTAGAAAGCGCACACAGACAGTGTATGGAGAACTGTGGCACAATCGCAATACCCGTGGTGTGTCGAGGCGGTCTGGGAGAGAGCACGTTCTACGTCGACTACTGTACAGAAGACGGCACGGCAAATGCAGGCTCAGATTACAAGTACTGCGAAGGAACGCTGGTGTTTAAACCAGGAGAAACCAAAAAAGAGATAAAG GTGGGCATCATCGATGATGACATCTTCGAGGAGGATGAACATTTCTTTGTGCGTTTGCTGAATCTGCGTGTCGGTGATGCGGAGGGTATGTTTGAGAGTGACAACACAGAGCAGGAACCCAAGGCCCGGCTGGTGGAACCGCTGATGACCATGGTCACCATCCTGGATGATGACCATGCAGGGATCTTCACTTTTACGGACCGTCTGGCTCGAGTGAGCGAAAGTGTGGGAACCATGGAAGTGAAGGTGGTCCGGAACTCTGGCGCCCGTGGAACCGTCATCATTCCGTACCACACGGAGCCCGGAACAGCCAAGGGGGGAGGTGTTGATTACGAGGACACACAAGGAGAGCTGGAATTCACCAACGACCTGACAAC tcAGACCATCCAGGTGAGGATTACTGATGATGAAGAGTATGAGAAACATGAGAATTTCTTCATCGTTCTCGAGGAACCTCGCTGGCTGAAGAGAGGAatatcaggtgtgt TGATGGTATGGTGTGATCCACCAGAAA GAGGTCTGAATGCAGAGGAGGAGGAGGCGAGGAAGATAGCAGAGATGGGGAAGCCCATTCTGGGGGAGCACAGCCGACTCGAGGTGGTGATTGAAGAATCCTACGAATTTAAG AGTACCGTTGATAAATTGATCAAGAAGACTAACCTGGCACTGGTCATTGGCACTCATTCTTGGAGAGAGCAGTTCGTCGAGGCTGTGACCGTCAGTGCAG GTGACGgtgatgaagatgaagaggagggTCGTGAGGAACGTCTCCCGTCCTGCTACGATTACGCCATGCATTTCCTGACAGTCTTTTGGAAGGTTCTGTTTGCGTTCGTTCCGCCCACAGAATACTGGAACGGTTGGGCCTGCTTTGTTGTGTCCATCATTGTAATTGGGGTCCTCACTGCAATCATTGGGGATGTGGCGTCTCACTTCGGCTGCACTGTAGGCCTGCGTGACACTGTCACTGCGGTGGTGTTTGTGGCTCTGGGCACCTCTATCCCAG ACACATTCGCCAGTAAAGCCGCTGCTACTCAGGATCAGTACGCAGATGCCTCCGTTGGAAATGTCACTGGCAGCAATGCCGTTAATGTGTTTCTGGGTATCGGCGTGGCCTGGTCCGTAGCTGCCATCTACTGGGCCGTACAAGGCAAGCGATTTTATGTGGACCCTGGGTCACTGGCCTTCTCCGTCACCCTGTTCACTATTTTTGCCTTCGTCAGCATGGCGGTACTACTCTTCCGCCGTCGACCATCTATTGGCGGAGAACTGGGTGGCCCACGTGGCCCACGCCTCCTCACTAGCCTCCTCTTTCTGGGTCTTTGGTTCCTCTATATTCTCTTCTCCAGCCTAGAGGCCTATTGCCACATCGAGGGCTTCTGA
- the LOC127631743 gene encoding sodium/calcium exchanger 2-like isoform X3, with protein MYLFLGVSIIADRFMASIEVITSQEKEVTITMPNGETSVATVRIWNETVSNLTLMALGSSAPEILLSVIEVCGHGFVSGELGPGTIVGSAAFNMFMIIGICVWVIPDGEVRKIKHLRVFFITSFWSIFAYIWLYLILSVISPGIVEVWEALVTLCYFPICVILAWIADRRLLFYKYMSKRYRADKRTGVVVETEGEMTPKSMEMLMDGKFPLRGEAVEFSMQENCQDGTGNTTGAMTTLPNSNSIGIRILKDLKQKYPDKDLDQLVELANYYALLHQQKSRAFYRVQATRMMIGAGNVLKKHAADHARRAAVTSGKEPLEEEDLTVCSHISLESAHRQCMENCGTIAIPVVCRGGLGESTFYVDYCTEDGTANAGSDYKYCEGTLVFKPGETKKEIKVGIIDDDIFEEDEHFFVRLLNLRVGDAEGMFESDNTEQEPKARLVEPLMTMVTILDDDHAGIFTFTDRLARVSESVGTMEVKVVRNSGARGTVIIPYHTEPGTAKGGGVDYEDTQGELEFTNDLTTQTIQVRITDDEEYEKHENFFIVLEEPRWLKRGISGGLNAEEEEARKIAEMGKPILGEHSRLEVVIEESYEFKSTVDKLIKKTNLALVIGTHSWREQFVEAVTVSAGDGDEDEEEGREERLPSCYDYAMHFLTVFWKVLFAFVPPTEYWNGWACFVVSIIVIGVLTAIIGDVASHFGCTVGLRDTVTAVVFVALGTSIPDTFASKAAATQDQYADASVGNVTGSNAVNVFLGIGVAWSVAAIYWAVQGKRFYVDPGSLAFSVTLFTIFAFVSMAVLLFRRRPSIGGELGGPRGPRLLTSLLFLGLWFLYILFSSLEAYCHIEGF; from the exons ATGTACCTGTTTCTGGGAGTGTCCATCATCGCTGACAGGTTCATGGCATCCATTGAGGTCATCACATCACAG GAAAAAGAGGTGACCATCACCATGCCCAACGGAGAAACGTCAGTGGCCACTGTTAGAATCTGGAATGAAACCGTATCCAACTTGACCCTCATGGCACTTGGCTCATCCGCCCCTGAAATTCTTCTGTCAGTCATCGAG gtaTGTGGTCATGGATTTGTGTCTGGTGAGCTTGGTCCGGGCACCATTGTGGGCAGCGCTGCCTTTAATATGTTCATGATCATCGGGATCTGTGTGTGGGTGATTCCTGATGGTGAGGTGAGGAAGATCAAACATCTCAGAGTCTTCTTCATCACTTCCTTCTGGAGTATCTTCGCTTACATCTGGCTCTACCTGATCCTCTCCGTCATCTCGCCGGGAATCGTGGAG gtaTGGGAAGCACTGGTTACTCTCTGTTATTTCCCTATCTGTGTGATTCTGGCTTGGATCGCCGACCGCCGTCTCCTCTTCTACAAGTACATGTCCAAGCGCTACCGTGCCGACAAAAGAACGGGGGTTGTTGTGGAGACAGAGGGGGAGATGACTCCTAAAAGTATGGAGATGTTGATGGATGGGAAGTTTCCACTGAGGGGTGAAGCTGTAGAATTCAGTATGCAGGAAAATTGCCAGGATGGTACCGGCAACACAACAGGTGCCATGACAACTCTACCCAACTCCAACAGCATC GGAATCCGTATCCTAAAGGATCTAAAGCAGAAATATCCAGATAAGGATTTGGATCAACTGGTGGAGCTGGCCAACTACTACGCCCTTCTCCATCAACAGAAAAGTCGCGCCTTTTACCGCGTTCAGGCTACACGCATGATGATCGGGGCTGGTAACGTGCTGAAGAAACATGCGGCCGATCATGCTCGACGTGCTGCCGTGACGAGCGGCAAGGAGCCTTTGGAAGAGGAAGACCTGACCGTCTGCAGCCACATTTCCTTAGAAAGCGCACACAGACAGTGTATGGAGAACTGTGGCACAATCGCAATACCCGTGGTGTGTCGAGGCGGTCTGGGAGAGAGCACGTTCTACGTCGACTACTGTACAGAAGACGGCACGGCAAATGCAGGCTCAGATTACAAGTACTGCGAAGGAACGCTGGTGTTTAAACCAGGAGAAACCAAAAAAGAGATAAAG GTGGGCATCATCGATGATGACATCTTCGAGGAGGATGAACATTTCTTTGTGCGTTTGCTGAATCTGCGTGTCGGTGATGCGGAGGGTATGTTTGAGAGTGACAACACAGAGCAGGAACCCAAGGCCCGGCTGGTGGAACCGCTGATGACCATGGTCACCATCCTGGATGATGACCATGCAGGGATCTTCACTTTTACGGACCGTCTGGCTCGAGTGAGCGAAAGTGTGGGAACCATGGAAGTGAAGGTGGTCCGGAACTCTGGCGCCCGTGGAACCGTCATCATTCCGTACCACACGGAGCCCGGAACAGCCAAGGGGGGAGGTGTTGATTACGAGGACACACAAGGAGAGCTGGAATTCACCAACGACCTGACAAC tcAGACCATCCAGGTGAGGATTACTGATGATGAAGAGTATGAGAAACATGAGAATTTCTTCATCGTTCTCGAGGAACCTCGCTGGCTGAAGAGAGGAatatcag GAGGTCTGAATGCAGAGGAGGAGGAGGCGAGGAAGATAGCAGAGATGGGGAAGCCCATTCTGGGGGAGCACAGCCGACTCGAGGTGGTGATTGAAGAATCCTACGAATTTAAG AGTACCGTTGATAAATTGATCAAGAAGACTAACCTGGCACTGGTCATTGGCACTCATTCTTGGAGAGAGCAGTTCGTCGAGGCTGTGACCGTCAGTGCAG GTGACGgtgatgaagatgaagaggagggTCGTGAGGAACGTCTCCCGTCCTGCTACGATTACGCCATGCATTTCCTGACAGTCTTTTGGAAGGTTCTGTTTGCGTTCGTTCCGCCCACAGAATACTGGAACGGTTGGGCCTGCTTTGTTGTGTCCATCATTGTAATTGGGGTCCTCACTGCAATCATTGGGGATGTGGCGTCTCACTTCGGCTGCACTGTAGGCCTGCGTGACACTGTCACTGCGGTGGTGTTTGTGGCTCTGGGCACCTCTATCCCAG ACACATTCGCCAGTAAAGCCGCTGCTACTCAGGATCAGTACGCAGATGCCTCCGTTGGAAATGTCACTGGCAGCAATGCCGTTAATGTGTTTCTGGGTATCGGCGTGGCCTGGTCCGTAGCTGCCATCTACTGGGCCGTACAAGGCAAGCGATTTTATGTGGACCCTGGGTCACTGGCCTTCTCCGTCACCCTGTTCACTATTTTTGCCTTCGTCAGCATGGCGGTACTACTCTTCCGCCGTCGACCATCTATTGGCGGAGAACTGGGTGGCCCACGTGGCCCACGCCTCCTCACTAGCCTCCTCTTTCTGGGTCTTTGGTTCCTCTATATTCTCTTCTCCAGCCTAGAGGCCTATTGCCACATCGAGGGCTTCTGA